In Terriglobia bacterium, the following proteins share a genomic window:
- a CDS encoding NapC/NirT family cytochrome c, whose product MADQPQDDIATPQPPNGRTPGLIRNPISLIGAALAVISAANIAFLIFIDYISARPSPYIGIFAYMIIPAFLILGLLLIPVGMWAERSRRLTHAPSMPRYPRIDLNNPQQRSAFAFFVSFAIVFVALSAAGSYRAYEFTDSVQFCGQLCHSVMNPEFVAYSQSPHARVRCVDCHVGPGAGFYVRSKLSGAYQVYAVAFHKYPKPIPTPVENLRPAQETCEQCHWPRKFYGAQLKVFYHYGSDEKNTPRQIRMLINTGGGDPTTGAPSGIHWHMNIANEITYIASDRQRQVIPWVQVKDQSGRVTVYQSKDNPLKPEQIASMPKRRMDCVDCHNRPTHIYPSPDHSVDESLLAKRIDPTLPFVKQQAVEVLSAKYNTTPEAVQAIATNLEKFYGEKYPALSKSRELEIRSAIAEVQRIYKTTIFPEMKVDWRVHPNNIGHFLSPGCFRCHDGDHVSAGDGKALTKNCDTCHTVIAEVESGQPVYGSTLGMPFKHPVDLGDMTAVNCSDCHTGGVGP is encoded by the coding sequence ATGGCCGACCAGCCCCAAGATGACATAGCTACGCCCCAGCCCCCGAATGGCCGCACGCCGGGGCTCATCCGTAATCCCATCAGCTTGATCGGCGCGGCGCTGGCGGTCATCAGCGCCGCCAACATCGCCTTCCTCATTTTTATTGATTACATTTCCGCCCGGCCCAGCCCCTACATCGGCATTTTCGCCTACATGATTATCCCCGCGTTCCTGATCCTGGGCCTGCTGCTGATTCCCGTCGGGATGTGGGCGGAGCGCTCGCGCCGGCTCACCCATGCCCCGTCCATGCCGCGCTATCCGCGCATCGACCTGAACAATCCCCAGCAGCGCAGCGCGTTCGCGTTTTTTGTCAGCTTCGCCATCGTCTTCGTCGCGCTCAGCGCCGCCGGCAGCTATCGCGCCTACGAGTTCACGGACTCGGTCCAATTCTGCGGCCAGCTCTGCCACAGCGTGATGAACCCCGAGTTCGTGGCCTACAGCCAGTCGCCGCACGCGCGCGTGCGCTGCGTCGATTGCCATGTCGGGCCGGGTGCCGGCTTTTACGTGCGCTCCAAACTCTCCGGCGCCTACCAGGTGTACGCGGTCGCGTTTCACAAATATCCGAAGCCGATCCCGACGCCGGTCGAAAACCTGCGTCCGGCGCAGGAAACCTGCGAGCAGTGCCACTGGCCGCGCAAGTTTTACGGCGCGCAGTTGAAGGTCTTCTACCACTACGGCAGCGACGAGAAGAACACGCCGCGGCAGATCCGCATGCTCATCAACACCGGTGGCGGTGATCCCACCACCGGCGCGCCTTCCGGCATTCACTGGCATATGAACATCGCCAACGAAATCACCTACATCGCCAGCGACCGGCAGCGTCAGGTGATCCCCTGGGTGCAGGTGAAGGACCAGAGCGGGCGCGTCACCGTGTACCAGTCGAAGGACAATCCCCTGAAGCCGGAACAGATCGCCAGCATGCCCAAGCGCCGCATGGATTGCGTGGACTGCCACAACCGTCCGACGCATATCTATCCCTCGCCGGACCACTCTGTGGACGAGTCGCTGCTGGCCAAGCGCATCGATCCAACGTTGCCCTTCGTCAAGCAGCAGGCGGTCGAGGTGCTCAGCGCCAAGTACAACACCACGCCGGAAGCCGTGCAGGCGATCGCCACCAACCTGGAGAAGTTCTACGGGGAAAAATATCCGGCGCTGTCCAAGAGCCGGGAACTGGAGATTCGCAGCGCCATTGCGGAGGTGCAGCGTATCTACAAGACTACGATCTTCCCCGAGATGAAGGTGGACTGGCGCGTGCACCCGAACAATATCGGGCACTTCCTTTCCCCCGGATGCTTCCGCTGCCACGATGGCGACCACGTCAGCGCCGGCGACGGCAAGGCGCTCACGAAAAACTGCGACACCTGTCACACCGTGATCGCGGAAGTCGAAAGCGGCCAGCCCGTGTACGGCAGTACCCTGGGCATGCCGTTCAAGCATCCGGTGGATTTGGGCGATATGACGGCCGTCAATTGCAGCGACTGCCACACCGGCGGCGTGGGACCATAA
- a CDS encoding cytochrome b/b6 domain-containing protein, producing MLKRNGARTAVALAFLFLIFSGASSWAAKQPKQPKITDAECIACHADAGLTKEVNGKPVSLAVDQEKFKGSVHGMFGCTDCHTDIKSAPHETPPATPKCATCHAEENAAYNRGFHAQAVKHGDKLAATCQDCHGRVHEILPITDPKSKVHRSNIPATCGTCHGQKFVMEASGHSAQPFINYEESVHGKSVAKEGDKSKAAVCTDCHGAHDILNGADPKSSIAKANVPFTCGKCHTEVEQKYIASIHGQAVTKGNWQAPVCTDCHGIHTIKAPSNPSSSVSALNISRYTCGRCHENVRLASEFGMPAGRESTYLASYHGLASESGSTVVANCASCHGAHDILPSSDPRSKVNHANLKATCGQCHRGISDKFLQGKVHVNAPLSADIGSVVVRWIRRMYLTLILVTIGAMLLHNLIIWRRKALLRRDAHRRIVRRMDTNQRIQHLTLLISFFVLVITGFALKFPDSWFAELLNLNETLRSILHRTAGGVLIAAGLYHVGYLLISAEGRRLMLAMLPEPKDVVDALDNMRHYLGLNVSKPQFKRFNYAEKAEYWALVWGTIVMAGTGLALWFKVQVGHTLPRWWLDVATAIHFYEAVLATLAIIVWHFYQVFFDPDVYPMNWAWYDGKVSVEHYQDEHGLDIETVRRAVDVAAAESGEPEPVPPASEEEKQPVGPRH from the coding sequence ATGCTGAAACGCAACGGAGCACGCACTGCGGTCGCGCTGGCTTTCCTATTCCTGATATTCTCCGGCGCGTCGTCCTGGGCCGCCAAACAACCGAAGCAGCCCAAGATAACCGACGCCGAATGCATCGCCTGTCATGCCGACGCGGGCCTGACCAAGGAAGTGAACGGCAAACCGGTATCGCTCGCGGTCGACCAGGAAAAGTTCAAGGGCTCGGTGCACGGCATGTTCGGCTGCACCGATTGCCATACCGACATCAAGTCGGCGCCGCATGAAACCCCGCCGGCGACACCGAAGTGCGCCACCTGCCACGCGGAGGAGAATGCCGCCTACAACCGCGGCTTCCACGCGCAGGCGGTCAAGCACGGCGACAAGCTGGCAGCCACCTGCCAGGACTGCCATGGCAGGGTGCACGAGATCCTGCCCATTACCGATCCCAAGTCCAAGGTGCATCGCTCCAACATTCCGGCCACCTGCGGCACCTGCCACGGGCAGAAATTCGTGATGGAGGCCAGCGGGCACAGTGCGCAGCCGTTCATCAATTACGAAGAGAGTGTGCACGGCAAATCCGTCGCCAAGGAAGGCGACAAGAGCAAGGCCGCGGTCTGCACTGACTGCCACGGCGCGCACGACATTTTGAACGGCGCCGATCCGAAATCTTCCATCGCGAAAGCCAACGTTCCCTTTACGTGCGGCAAGTGCCACACCGAAGTGGAACAGAAGTACATTGCCAGCATCCACGGCCAAGCCGTCACTAAGGGTAACTGGCAGGCCCCGGTGTGCACCGACTGCCACGGCATCCACACCATCAAGGCGCCCAGCAACCCCTCGTCTTCGGTTAGCGCGCTGAACATCTCCCGGTACACCTGCGGGCGCTGCCATGAGAACGTGCGCTTGGCGAGCGAGTTCGGTATGCCCGCGGGACGCGAAAGCACGTATTTGGCGAGCTATCACGGCCTGGCCTCGGAGAGCGGGTCCACGGTGGTGGCCAATTGCGCCAGTTGCCATGGCGCGCACGATATCCTGCCCTCGTCCGATCCCAGGTCGAAGGTCAACCACGCCAATCTGAAGGCCACCTGCGGCCAGTGCCATCGCGGTATCAGCGACAAGTTTCTGCAGGGCAAGGTGCACGTCAATGCGCCGCTCTCCGCCGATATCGGCAGCGTGGTGGTGCGCTGGATCCGGCGCATGTATCTGACGTTGATTCTGGTGACGATCGGGGCCATGCTGTTGCACAACCTGATCATCTGGCGCCGCAAGGCGCTGCTGCGCCGCGACGCGCACCGCCGCATCGTGCGCCGCATGGACACTAACCAGCGCATCCAGCACCTGACGCTGCTGATCAGTTTCTTCGTCCTGGTGATCACCGGGTTTGCCCTGAAGTTCCCGGACTCGTGGTTTGCCGAGTTGCTGAACCTGAACGAGACCTTGCGCAGCATCCTGCACCGCACCGCCGGCGGCGTGCTGATCGCTGCCGGCTTGTACCACGTCGGCTATCTCCTCATCAGCGCCGAAGGGCGGCGGCTGATGCTGGCCATGTTGCCTGAGCCCAAGGACGTGGTGGACGCGCTCGACAACATGCGTCACTACCTCGGGTTGAATGTGTCCAAGCCGCAATTCAAGCGCTTCAACTACGCCGAGAAGGCGGAATACTGGGCGCTGGTCTGGGGAACGATCGTGATGGCTGGCACCGGCTTGGCCCTGTGGTTCAAGGTGCAGGTTGGGCACACGCTGCCGCGCTGGTGGCTCGACGTCGCTACCGCCATCCACTTCTACGAGGCGGTGCTGGCGACGCTGGCGATCATCGTGTGGCACTTCTACCAGGTGTTTTTCGACCCCGACGTGTACCCGATGAACTGGGCCTGGTACGACGGAAAAGTCTCCGTCGAGCATTACCAGGACGAGCACGGCCTGGACATCGAAACGGTGCGCCGCGCGGTGGACGTAGCTGCGGCGGAAAGTGGCGAGCCGGAACCAGTGCCGCCGGCGTCGGAGGAAGAGAAACAGCCGGTTGGTCCGCGGCATTAA